The Deltaproteobacteria bacterium genome has a segment encoding these proteins:
- a CDS encoding response regulator, whose amino-acid sequence MMSKLKILIAEDDKTTRTFYDKALDDEVFEKRFETDGEEALNAYKSWKPDILVLDIMMPGISGYTVLKTVRIQEKDQSVTIIMATSMDKEEDVKACLELGIQGYLVKPVDFKGAGERILSWYRSHKQAQAEAEGEQSKGGSG is encoded by the coding sequence ATGATGTCCAAGCTTAAAATCCTGATCGCCGAAGATGACAAGACGACCCGGACTTTCTATGACAAGGCGCTGGACGATGAAGTCTTTGAGAAGCGCTTTGAAACAGACGGTGAAGAGGCCTTGAACGCCTATAAATCCTGGAAACCGGACATCCTGGTCCTGGACATCATGATGCCTGGCATAAGCGGCTACACGGTGCTTAAAACTGTTCGAATCCAAGAGAAAGACCAATCCGTAACCATCATCATGGCGACTTCTATGGATAAAGAGGAGGACGTCAAGGCCTGCCTCGAACTGGGAATCCAGGGCTATCTGGTTAAACCGGTTGATTTCAAGGGCGCGGGTGAAAGGATTTTAAGCTGGTATCGCAGCCACAAACAGGCGCAAGCCGAGGCTGAAGGGGAACAATCGAAAGGAGGCAGCGGATGA